In the genome of Pempheris klunzingeri isolate RE-2024b chromosome 3, fPemKlu1.hap1, whole genome shotgun sequence, one region contains:
- the LOC139199380 gene encoding C-type lectin domain family 4 member M-like, whose protein sequence is MEMVFLEEEPESSVKYEKISDASAKDAASQSRSGADSKVPAAVPDTVTTNKSEREKATALLQTSYNNLTEEKNQLQTSYKNLTEEKNQLQTSYKNLTEEKKQLQTSYKNLTEEKKQLQTSYKNLTEEKNQLQTSYNNLTEEKNQLQTSYNNLTEEKKQLQTSYKNLTEEKNQLQTSYNNLTEEKNQLQTSYNNLVYERHQLGNNLTEEKNQLQTSYNQENAPLQERYEALTDDRNNLHRKLQGWMYFRGSFYYISSVEKTWQNSREDCHQKGADLIIINSKEEQVFIYSPISQFTLYLCVCRFFLFSNKIFTNQFKKLVWIGLTDSQTDGRWKWVDGTPMTKSYWGSGEPNGGKSENCVEAKHFNNENSWNDVGCSASRTWICEKKVSL, encoded by the exons ATGGAGATGGTTTTCCTTGAGGAGGAACCTGAGAGctctgtgaaatatgaaaagatCAGTGATGCTTCAGCCAAGGACGCTGCATCACAGAGTCGCTCTGGTGCAGACAGCAAAGTGCCTGCCGCGGTGCCTG aCACAGTTACCACGAATAAATCTGAGCGGGAAAAGGCAACGGCCCTGTTACAGACCAGCTACAACAAcctgacagaagagaaaaaccAGTTACAGACCAGCTACAAAAAcctgacagaagagaaaaaccAGTTACAGACCAGCTACAAAAAcctgacagaagagaaaaaacagttaCAGACCAGCTACAAAAAcctgacagaagagaaaaaacagttaCAGACCAGCTACAAAAAcctgacagaagagaaaaaccAGTTACAGACCAGCTACAACAAcctgacagaagagaaaaaccAGTTACAGACCAGCTACAACAAcctgacagaagagaaaaaacagttaCAGACCAGCTACAAAAAcctgacagaagagaaaaaccAGTTACAGACCAGCTACAACAAcctgacagaagagaaaaaccAGTTACAGACCAGCTACAACAACCTTGTCTATGAGAGACACCAGTTAGGGAACAAcctgacagaagagaaaaaccAGTTACAGACCAGCTACAACCAAGAGAATGCCCCGCTACAAGAAAGATATGAAGCCCTGACCGATGACAGAAATAATCTCCACAGAAAGCTTCAAG GATGGATGTATTTCAGAGGTAGTTTCTATTACATTTCTTCTGTTGAGAAAACCTGGCAAAATAGTAGAGAGGACTGTCATCAAAAGGGTGCCGACCTGATAATTATCAACAGCAAAGAAGAACAGGTATTTAtatatagcccaatatcacaattCAcactatatttgtgtgtgtgtcg TTTCTTTCTATTTTCAAACAAGATTTTCACGAACCAATTCAAGAAGCTCGTGTGGATTGGCCTGACTGACTCACAGACAGATGGAAGATGGAAATGGGTGGATGGGACACCAATGACTAAAAG ctaCTGGGGTTCTGGGGAGCCCAACGgtggaaaaagtgaaaactGTGTAGAAGCAAAGCAttttaacaatgaaaacagctggaaTGATGTAGGATGTTCTGCTTCACGCACATGGATCTGTGAAAAGAAAGTGTCTCTATAA
- the LOC139198632 gene encoding CD209 antigen-like protein E → MQQMEIADYVNERTTPRQKGSGNANQTERSLRQVLFLSFGMLCIIQAILNVSLRLTLYSSKESTPSDCNATHFSDGKQPADVQMDCDQRHDQHNRLQERFNALTRDKNLLENRNSELNNMIKDVEEERDRLKMKLSELGGSVSSQQCPAGWMEINCRCYFLSTVEKTWEDSRQYCRSESADLVVINDKQEQRALYRLDGNAHLLFWIGLYDTAGIFKWVDGSPLTQSFWQSGQPDHGGPNIREDCVEMYHFNPELANWNDAPCRHKLRWLCEKELN, encoded by the exons ATGCAGCAAATGGAGATTGCAGATTATGTTAACGAGCGAACAACACCTCGGCAGAAAGGCAGTGGGAATGCAAATCAAACAG AGAGAAGTCTCCGCCAGGTGCTTTTCCTCAGCTTTGGCATGCTGTGTATCATACAAGCCATTCTCAATGTTTCTCTACGCCTTACCT TGTACTCAAGCAAGGAAtcaaccccctcagactgcAACGCCACTCATTTTAGTGACGGAAAACAACCAGCAGATGTGCAGATGGATTGTGATCAAAGGCATGATCAGCACAACAGATTACAAGAAAGATTCAACGCTTTGACCAGAGACAAAAACCTGcttgaaaacagaaacagtgaacTCAACAACATGATAAAGGatgtggaggaagagagggacagGCTGAAAATGAAACTGAGCG AGCTGGGTGGCAGTGTGTCCTCTCAGCAGTGTCCCGCAGGTTGGATGGAGATTAACTGCAGGTGTTACTTCCTCTCCACTGTTGAAAAAACATGGGAGGACAGCAGACAATACTGTCGGAGTGAAAGTGCTGACTTGGTGGTGATCAACGACAAACAGGAACAG CGGGCCTTGTACCGCCTGGATGGGAACGCTCATCTACTGTTCTGGATTGGTCTGTATGACACAGCTGGGATCTTCAAATGGGTGGATGGATCTCCGCTGACCCAATC ATTTTGGCAGTCTGGCCAACCGGATCACGGTGGTCCCAACATCAGAGAGGACTGTGTGGAGATGTATCACTTCAACCCAGAGCTGGCCAACTGGAATGACGCCCCCTGTAGACACAAGCTGCGCTGGCTGTGTGAGAAGGAGTTGAATTAA
- the LOC139199379 gene encoding CD209 antigen-like protein A has translation MDYENLPDVSARSYAPKSSSGEDGGLVAAVPGRKLYRLVAVSFGLLCILQAVLNISLRLALYSSDCKTPDMEASCKNLTEKTDELKRKMINFDDYFQQGWVYFHPSFYYISSVKKSWQDSRDDCLQRGADLMIINSKEEQDFTRKFSKLMWIGLTDRETKGTWKWVDSTPLTLSYWGPGEPNAYEGKNEDCVELNFYDVENSWNDIPCADIKFWICEKMVAL, from the exons ATGGACTATGAGAATCTACCTGATGTATCAGCCAGGAGTTATGCCCCAAAGAGCTCATCTGGTGAGGACGGGGGACTGGTTGCTGCAGTGCCTG GGAGAAAACTCTACAGGCTTGTTGCTGTGAGCTTCGGACTCCTTTGTATCCTACAAGCTGTTCTCAACATTTCCCTGCGTCTGGCTCTCT ATAGTTCTGACTGTAAGACACCAGATATGGAGGCCAGCTGCAAAAACCTGACTGAGAAGACCGATGAgctgaagagaaaaatgatcaACTTTG ATGACTATTTCCAACAAGGATGGGTGTATTTCCATCCGAGCTTTTATTACATTTCTTCTGTCAAGAAATCCTGGCAAGACAGTAGAGATGACTGTCTGCAGAGAGGTGCAGACCTGATGATTATCAACAGCAAAGaagaacag GACTTCACAAGAAAATTCTCCAAGTTGATGTGGATCggactgactgacagagaaaCCAAAGGGACGTGGAAATGGGTGGACAGCACTCCTCTGACCTTAAG CTACTGGGGTCCTGGGGAGCCCAACGCTTATGAAGGCAAAAATGAAGACTGTGTAGAATTAAATTTCTATGATGTGGAAAACAGCTGGAATGATATACCATGTGCAGATATAAAATTCTGGATCTGTGAAAAGATGGTAGCTTTATAA
- the LOC139199286 gene encoding C-type lectin domain family 4 member M-like codes for MALYDRDLHDASSRTQKHCRLVAVIFGLLCILQATLNISLRLVLYKNLTEDTDELRRKLSTFDNYSQQGWVYFSHSFYFVSAIDKSWQESREYCVQRGADLVIINSREEQEFTRQFRRQLWIGLTDREMEGTWKWVDGTFLNTSYWHAGEPNSHRSKDEDCGQIKMYEAENSWNDAPCNILNFWICEKIVAL; via the exons ATGGCGTTGTACGATAGGGACCTGCATGATGCTTCATCCAGGA CGCAAAAACATTGCAGACTTGTTGCTGTGATCTTTGGACTCCTGTGCATCCTGCAGGCTACTCTCAACATCTCCCTGCGTCTCGTTCTGT ACAAAAATCTGACTGAAGACACAGATGAGTTGAGGAGGAAGCTGTCTACATTTG ATAATTACTCTCAACAAGGATGGGTGTATTTCAGCCACAGTTTCTATTTCGTGTCTGCTATTGACAAATCCTGGCAAGAGAGTCGAGAATACTGTGTGCAACGAGGTGCAGACCTGGTGATTATCAACAGCAGAGAAGAACAG GAATTTACAAGACAATTCAGACGGCAACTGTGGATCggactgactgacagagagatggaggggacGTGGAAATGGGTGGATGGGACTTTCCTCAATACAAG CTACTGGCACGCTGGGGAGCCCAACAGCCATCGAAGCAAAGATGAAGACTGCGGACAAATAAAGATGTATGAGGCGGAAAACAGCTGGAATGATGCACCATGTAATATTCTAAACTTCTGGATCTGTGAAAAGATAGTGGCTCTATAA